A segment of the Candidatus Andeanibacterium colombiense genome:
GGCACCATTATCCCGCCTGACCGATCGCGCAAAATTTGTCCGCTTGCGGGCTTGTCCCACGCTATATATGGCGGGATATGGCCTCAGGTTCTCGAGGATCTTTCGATGCGCATTCTGCTTCTTGCCGCTGCTCTGACGGCGATCACCCTGCCCGGCGCCGGTGTCGCGCAGGAAGAAGCCCACATGGATCATGCCTGCCCGGCCCAAGCCGCGCCGCTCCCCGCGGCACTGGCGAGCTTTGCCGCGCGGGTTCCGCTGAGCGCGGCCAAGACCGCCGACAAGCTCGGCAAGGCCACCCTCACCTTCGGCCAGGCGGTCGACGGCGCGCTGGTTTCCGCGCCCGAGGTCAAATATCCGCTGCGCCCGGAAAAGCCCGGCGGCTCGGTCAGCTACGGCGGGTTGTTCGGCTTCACCGTCGCCGAGGCGGGGACCTACCGCGTCGCGCTCGGTTCGGGTGCGTGGATCGATGTGTTGAAGGACGGCAGGGCGATCGGATCAAGTGCCCATGGCCACGGTCCCGATTGCAGCGGCGTGCGCAA
Coding sequences within it:
- a CDS encoding homogentisate 1,2-dioxygenase, which translates into the protein MRILLLAAALTAITLPGAGVAQEEAHMDHACPAQAAPLPAALASFAARVPLSAAKTADKLGKATLTFGQAVDGALVSAPEVKYPLRPEKPGGSVSYGGLFGFTVAEAGTYRVALGSGAWIDVLKDGRAIGSSAHGHGPDCSGVRKMVDFPLEPGSYTLQIAANGQPSLPLLVTRLP